From one Pseudomonas fluorescens genomic stretch:
- a CDS encoding ABC transporter ATP-binding protein gives MLFRRFEKLIDIFREAPTAAPPTTVWPFYVYYLRQVWPSFAALLVIGLIGALIEVALFSYLSRIIDLAQGTPNINFFSEHAGELIWMLVVALLLRPVFVGLHDLLVHQTISPGMTSMIRWQNHNYVLKQSLNFFQSDFAGRIAQRIMQTGNSLRDSAVQAVDALWHVLIYAISSLVLFAEADWRLMLPLITWITCYIGALYYFVPRVKARAVISSDARSKLMGRIVDGYTNIATLKLFAHTDFEQQYAREAISEQTEKTQLAARVITSMDVVITSLNGLLIVSTTGLALWLWTQSLISVGAIALATGLVIRIVNMSGWIMWVVNGIFENIGMVQDGLQTIAQPVSVTDSPSAPRLKVDRGGVKFDNVSFHYGKGSRIIDGLNLDIRPGEKIGLIGPSGAGKSTMVNLLLRLYDLESGRILIDGQDIAQVTQTSLRAQIGMITQDTSLLHRSIRENLLYGRPDATEEELWEAVRRARADEFIPQLSDAQGRTGFDAHVGERGVKLSGGQRQRIAIARVLLKNAPILIMDEATSALDSEVEAAIQESLETLMQGKTVIAIAHRLSTIARMDRLVVLEKGRIAEMGSHSELLAHQGLYARLWHHQTGGFVGID, from the coding sequence ATGTTGTTTCGCCGTTTCGAAAAACTGATCGACATCTTCCGGGAGGCGCCGACCGCGGCGCCGCCCACCACGGTATGGCCGTTCTACGTGTATTACCTGCGCCAGGTCTGGCCGAGCTTTGCCGCCCTGCTGGTGATCGGCCTGATCGGTGCGCTGATCGAAGTGGCGCTGTTCAGCTACCTGAGCCGGATCATCGACCTGGCCCAGGGCACGCCGAATATCAACTTTTTCAGCGAGCACGCCGGCGAGCTGATCTGGATGCTGGTGGTGGCGCTATTGCTGCGCCCAGTGTTCGTTGGCCTGCATGACCTGCTGGTGCACCAGACCATCAGCCCGGGCATGACCAGCATGATCCGCTGGCAAAACCACAACTATGTGCTCAAGCAGAGCCTGAACTTCTTCCAGAGCGATTTCGCCGGGCGCATCGCCCAGCGCATCATGCAAACCGGCAACTCGCTGCGCGATTCGGCGGTGCAGGCGGTGGATGCACTGTGGCATGTGCTGATCTACGCGATCAGCTCGCTGGTACTGTTTGCCGAGGCCGACTGGCGGCTGATGCTGCCTTTGATCACCTGGATCACCTGCTACATCGGCGCGCTCTACTACTTCGTGCCACGGGTCAAAGCCCGGGCCGTCATCTCCTCCGATGCCCGCTCCAAGCTCATGGGCCGCATCGTCGACGGCTACACCAACATCGCCACCCTGAAACTCTTCGCCCACACCGACTTCGAGCAGCAGTACGCCCGCGAAGCGATCAGCGAGCAGACCGAGAAAACCCAGCTGGCCGCCCGGGTGATCACCAGCATGGACGTGGTCATCACCAGCCTCAACGGCTTGCTGATCGTCAGCACCACGGGCCTGGCCCTGTGGCTGTGGACCCAGTCGCTGATCAGCGTCGGCGCCATCGCCCTGGCCACCGGCCTGGTGATCCGTATCGTCAACATGTCCGGCTGGATCATGTGGGTGGTCAACGGCATCTTCGAGAACATCGGCATGGTCCAGGATGGCCTGCAGACCATTGCCCAGCCGGTCAGCGTCACCGACTCGCCGAGCGCGCCCCGGCTCAAGGTCGATCGCGGCGGGGTGAAATTCGACAACGTCAGTTTTCACTATGGCAAGGGCAGCCGCATCATCGACGGCCTCAACCTGGACATCCGCCCGGGCGAGAAGATCGGCCTGATCGGCCCGTCCGGCGCCGGCAAGTCGACCATGGTCAACCTGCTGCTGCGCCTCTACGACCTGGAAAGCGGGCGTATCCTCATCGATGGCCAGGACATCGCCCAGGTGACCCAGACCAGCCTGCGCGCGCAGATCGGCATGATCACCCAGGACACTTCGCTGCTGCACCGTTCGATTCGCGAGAACCTGCTGTATGGCCGGCCCGACGCCACCGAAGAAGAGCTGTGGGAAGCGGTACGCCGGGCGCGCGCCGACGAGTTCATCCCGCAGCTGTCCGACGCTCAGGGTCGTACCGGCTTCGATGCCCATGTGGGTGAGCGCGGGGTCAAGCTCTCTGGCGGCCAGCGCCAGCGCATCGCCATCGCCCGGGTATTGCTCAAGAATGCACCGATCCTGATCATGGACGAAGCGACTTCAGCGCTGGATTCGGAAGTTGAAGCGGCGATCCAGGAAAGCCTGGAAACCCTGATGCAGGGCAAGACCGTGATCGCCATTGCCCACCGGCTGTCGACCATCGCCCGCATGGACCGTTTGGTGGTACTGGAAAAAGGCCGGATTGCCGAGATGGGCAGCCATTCTGAGCTGCTTGCGCATCAAGGTTTGTATGCGCGGTTGTGGCATCACCAGACTGGCGGGTTTGTCGGGATCGACTGA
- a CDS encoding GNAT family N-acetyltransferase, whose protein sequence is MPKLILQHLTELTPATWDALVPQEQPFLRHAFLTSLEDSGSVSRHTGWSPAHQLLTDSTGQLRAALPAYVKSHSFGEYVFDHGWADACERAGIAYYPKLLCAVPFSPVTGPRLLGDPQAAAELVDQLTDELFEQGMSGAHINFTDECADALMRERDGWMERLGCQFHWRNQGYRDFQDFLDTLSSRKRKQMRKEREQVAGQGIEFRWFRADELSEAQWDFVFACYANTYAVRRRAPYLTREFFSLLAERMPEAIRVVMARQGGRDVAMAFSLVGGGSLYGRYWGCLDEFDRLHFETCFYQGMDLAIAEGLQRFDAGAQGEHKLIRGFEPVITRSWHYLLHPGLRRAVEEFLEQERAGVLAYAGEARLALPYRQG, encoded by the coding sequence ATGCCCAAGCTCATCCTGCAACACCTTACCGAACTCACGCCTGCCACCTGGGATGCCCTGGTGCCGCAGGAGCAGCCGTTCCTGCGCCACGCCTTTCTGACCAGCCTGGAGGACAGCGGCAGCGTCAGTCGCCACACCGGCTGGAGCCCCGCGCATCAGTTGCTGACCGACAGCACCGGCCAGTTGCGCGCGGCCTTGCCGGCGTATGTGAAGAGCCATTCGTTTGGCGAGTACGTGTTCGACCACGGCTGGGCCGATGCCTGTGAGCGGGCGGGAATTGCCTACTACCCCAAGCTGCTCTGCGCCGTGCCGTTCTCGCCGGTGACCGGCCCGCGCTTGCTTGGCGACCCGCAGGCGGCGGCCGAGCTGGTGGATCAGTTGACGGATGAGCTGTTCGAACAGGGGATGTCCGGCGCTCATATCAATTTCACCGATGAGTGCGCTGATGCGCTGATGCGCGAGCGCGATGGCTGGATGGAACGCCTGGGTTGCCAGTTTCATTGGCGTAACCAGGGCTACCGCGATTTTCAGGATTTTCTCGACACCTTGAGTTCACGCAAGCGCAAGCAAATGCGCAAGGAACGCGAGCAGGTGGCGGGGCAGGGCATCGAGTTTCGTTGGTTTCGCGCAGATGAACTGAGTGAAGCACAGTGGGATTTCGTCTTTGCCTGCTATGCCAATACCTATGCCGTACGCCGTCGCGCGCCTTACCTGACCCGGGAGTTCTTCAGCCTGCTGGCTGAGCGCATGCCTGAAGCGATTCGTGTGGTGATGGCGCGCCAGGGCGGGCGCGATGTCGCCATGGCCTTCAGCCTGGTCGGTGGTGGCAGCCTGTATGGCCGTTACTGGGGGTGCCTGGACGAATTCGACCGGCTGCACTTCGAGACCTGTTTCTACCAAGGCATGGACCTGGCGATTGCCGAAGGCCTGCAGCGTTTCGATGCCGGGGCGCAAGGTGAGCACAAGTTGATTCGCGGGTTTGAACCGGTGATTACCCGCTCTTGGCATTACCTGCTGCACCCGGGCTTGCGCCGGGCGGTGGAGGAATTCCTGGAGCAGGAGCGGGCAGGGGTGTTGGCGTATGCCGGGGAAGCCCGTTTGGCTTTGCCTTATCGGCAAGGTTGA
- a CDS encoding OprO/OprP family phosphate-selective porin, with protein MIRKHFAGFVASALAMAVTAQAFAGTVTTDGADIVVKTKGGLEVATADKEFSFKLGGRIQADYSRFDGFYTNNGNTADAGYFRRAYLELGGVMYTDWAYQIAYDFSHNSGGDNRSEDGYFDEASLAYNGFKPVSIKFGRFDPEFGLEKATSSKWVTAQERTAAYDLVDWTNAHNGGLGIQASGNAGDSLYGSVGAFAKDATNQDKDGDSTKQFNLRGVFAPMHEAGNVLHFGINYAQRDLSDTAFDGRIRSRLGMRGVSTDGGQDAGSNGNRLTLGGQNNTPAGAYDTDKAWGLEAAWAMGPFSVQGEYVKREVEADSAAFSDIKADGYYGQLAYTITGEARGYKLGKFDSIKPSNKQIGAWEVFYRYDHLSVDDDNGAFANIDDVEGKVHNVGLNWYANESIKLSGVYVKAKVDNAQNAAGDDSGDGFVMRAQYVF; from the coding sequence ATGATCCGTAAGCACTTCGCAGGTTTCGTAGCCAGCGCCTTGGCCATGGCCGTTACCGCCCAGGCTTTCGCGGGTACCGTGACCACCGACGGCGCCGATATCGTAGTCAAGACCAAGGGTGGCCTCGAGGTCGCTACCGCCGACAAAGAATTCAGCTTCAAGCTGGGCGGTCGGATCCAGGCTGACTACAGCCGTTTCGACGGTTTCTACACCAACAACGGCAACACCGCCGACGCCGGTTACTTCCGCCGCGCCTACCTGGAACTGGGCGGCGTGATGTACACCGACTGGGCTTACCAGATCGCCTACGACTTCTCGCACAACTCCGGTGGTGACAACCGTTCCGAAGACGGTTACTTCGACGAAGCCTCGCTGGCCTACAACGGCTTCAAGCCGGTGTCGATCAAGTTCGGCCGTTTCGACCCGGAATTCGGTCTGGAAAAAGCCACTAGCTCCAAGTGGGTGACGGCTCAGGAACGTACCGCCGCTTACGATCTGGTTGACTGGACCAACGCCCACAACGGCGGCCTGGGTATCCAGGCATCGGGTAACGCCGGTGATTCGCTGTATGGCTCGGTCGGTGCCTTCGCCAAGGACGCCACCAACCAGGACAAGGACGGCGACAGCACCAAGCAGTTCAACCTGCGCGGCGTGTTCGCACCAATGCACGAAGCCGGCAACGTCCTGCACTTCGGGATCAACTACGCCCAGCGTGACCTCTCCGACACCGCTTTCGATGGCCGCATCCGCAGCCGTCTGGGCATGCGCGGGGTCAGCACCGACGGTGGCCAGGATGCCGGCAGCAACGGCAACCGCCTGACCCTCGGTGGCCAGAACAACACCCCGGCCGGTGCCTACGACACCGACAAGGCCTGGGGCCTGGAAGCGGCATGGGCCATGGGCCCGTTCTCGGTACAGGGCGAGTACGTCAAGCGTGAGGTCGAAGCCGACAGCGCCGCGTTCTCCGACATCAAGGCTGACGGCTACTACGGCCAGCTGGCCTATACCATCACCGGTGAGGCCCGTGGCTACAAGCTCGGCAAGTTTGACAGCATCAAGCCTTCGAACAAGCAGATCGGTGCCTGGGAAGTGTTCTACCGCTATGACCACCTGAGCGTCGATGACGACAACGGCGCGTTCGCCAATATCGACGACGTCGAAGGCAAGGTGCATAACGTTGGTCTGAACTGGTACGCCAACGAGTCGATCAAGCTCAGCGGCGTCTACGTCAAGGCCAAGGTCGACAACGCCCAGAACGCTGCCGGTGACGACAGTGGCGATGGTTTCGTAATGCGCGCGCAGTACGTGTTCTAA
- a CDS encoding anti-sigma factor family protein, protein MLSCKELVARSSDYLDEQLTLGERLMVRQHLLFCRHCRRFLKQMRVAQATVRALPEAPVVESDALAERLARELKNS, encoded by the coding sequence ATGCTGAGCTGCAAGGAACTCGTCGCCCGCTCCAGCGACTATCTCGATGAACAGCTGACCCTGGGCGAGCGCCTGATGGTGCGTCAGCACCTGTTGTTCTGTCGCCACTGCCGGCGCTTTCTCAAGCAGATGCGCGTGGCCCAGGCAACGGTGCGTGCCTTGCCCGAGGCGCCGGTGGTCGAAAGCGATGCCCTGGCCGAGCGCCTGGCGCGCGAGCTGAAAAACTCCTGA
- a CDS encoding RNA polymerase sigma factor, whose protein sequence is MTGEQQARLLERLLKGEQQAFKELVDSYQGAMRAVAYAIVGSRHADEAVQDAWLAVVRNLKGFEQRSSLKTWLLTITANAAKTRYKQNRREVLLDDLPGPHGTVGDERFAADGHWLQGPSAWHEDTPEAMLSREQMRECLEHTLLSLSQLQRSVLVLRERQGLELEQICNLLEISLSNVRVLLHRARLKVFATLEHFEETGQC, encoded by the coding sequence ATGACTGGCGAACAACAAGCCCGCTTGCTGGAGCGGCTGCTCAAGGGTGAGCAACAGGCGTTCAAGGAACTGGTCGACAGCTATCAGGGCGCCATGCGCGCAGTGGCCTACGCGATTGTCGGCAGCCGACATGCCGACGAAGCGGTACAGGACGCCTGGCTGGCCGTGGTGCGCAACCTCAAGGGATTCGAGCAGCGCTCGAGCCTCAAGACCTGGCTGCTGACCATTACCGCCAACGCGGCCAAGACCCGCTACAAGCAGAATCGTCGCGAAGTGCTCCTCGATGACCTGCCCGGCCCTCATGGCACGGTCGGTGACGAGCGCTTCGCCGCTGACGGGCACTGGCTGCAAGGGCCTTCGGCCTGGCATGAAGACACCCCCGAGGCCATGCTCAGCCGTGAGCAGATGCGCGAATGCCTGGAGCACACCCTGCTGAGCCTGTCGCAGCTGCAACGCAGTGTGCTGGTACTGCGCGAGCGCCAAGGCCTGGAACTGGAGCAGATCTGTAATCTTCTTGAGATTTCCCTCTCCAATGTTCGCGTGCTGCTGCACCGGGCACGCCTGAAGGTCTTTGCCACCCTGGAACATTTCGAGGAAACCGGCCAATGCTGA
- a CDS encoding beta-ketoacyl-ACP synthase III yields the protein MHNVVISGTGLYTPANSISNEELVESFNTYVQQFNRDNAAAIERGEVQALAESSAAFIEKASGIKSRFVMDKDGILDPQRMKPRLPERSNDEPSILCQMAVAAAEQALQRAGRTAADVDAVIVACSNLQRPYPAIAIEVQQALGINGFGFDMNVACSSATFGIQTACNSVQLGQARAVLVISPEICTGHLNFRDRDSHFIFGDAATAVLVERADLATSKHQFDIVSTKLLTQFSNNIRNNFGFLNRAAEEGIGAPDKLFVQEGRKVFREVCPMVAELIGQHLAESNLNVSDVKRFWLHQANLSMNHLIVKKLLGRDALEEEAPVILDSYANTSSAGSVIALHKHQDDLPQGALGVLSSFGAGYSIGSVILRKR from the coding sequence GTGCATAACGTCGTCATCAGCGGCACCGGCCTGTACACCCCGGCCAACAGCATTTCCAACGAAGAGCTGGTGGAATCCTTCAACACCTACGTGCAGCAGTTCAACCGCGACAACGCCGCCGCCATCGAACGCGGTGAGGTCCAGGCCCTGGCCGAGTCCAGCGCCGCCTTTATTGAAAAGGCTTCGGGCATCAAAAGCCGCTTCGTCATGGACAAAGACGGCATCCTCGATCCGCAGCGCATGAAGCCGCGTCTGCCAGAGCGCTCCAACGACGAACCGTCGATCCTTTGCCAGATGGCCGTGGCCGCCGCCGAGCAGGCCCTGCAACGCGCCGGCCGGACTGCCGCGGACGTCGATGCGGTGATCGTTGCCTGTTCCAACCTGCAGCGCCCGTACCCGGCCATCGCCATCGAAGTGCAACAGGCCCTGGGCATCAACGGCTTTGGTTTCGACATGAACGTGGCCTGCTCCTCGGCCACCTTCGGCATCCAGACCGCCTGCAACAGCGTGCAGTTGGGCCAAGCCCGCGCGGTGCTGGTGATCAGCCCGGAAATCTGCACCGGCCACCTGAACTTCCGTGACCGCGACAGCCATTTCATCTTTGGTGACGCAGCCACCGCCGTACTGGTGGAGCGTGCTGACCTGGCCACCTCCAAACACCAGTTCGACATTGTCAGCACCAAGCTGCTGACCCAGTTCTCGAACAACATCCGCAACAACTTCGGCTTCCTCAATCGCGCAGCCGAAGAGGGCATCGGCGCCCCCGACAAGCTGTTCGTCCAGGAAGGCCGCAAGGTGTTCCGCGAGGTCTGCCCGATGGTTGCCGAGCTGATCGGCCAGCACCTGGCCGAGAGCAACCTCAACGTCAGCGACGTCAAGCGCTTCTGGCTGCACCAGGCCAACCTGAGCATGAACCACCTGATCGTCAAGAAACTGCTCGGCCGTGATGCGCTGGAAGAAGAGGCGCCAGTGATTCTCGACAGCTACGCCAACACCAGTTCGGCCGGCTCGGTGATCGCCCTGCACAAGCATCAGGACGACCTGCCACAGGGCGCCCTGGGCGTGCTCAGCTCGTTCGGCGCCGGCTATTCAATTGGTAGCGTGATCCTGCGCAAGCGTTGA
- the hrpA gene encoding ATP-dependent RNA helicase HrpA: MTDHAIDQLLKNLDHAMIAERHRLRRQMHELRKRPDEAKLAQWVDKVQASCAQVTARKASVPSIRYDDSLPIAAKRDEIKKVLAEHQVLIIAGETGSGKTTQLPKICLELGRGQHGLIAHTQPRRIAARSVATRVAEELGTPLGALVGYQVRFEDQSDANTLVKLMTDGILLAETQHDRFLERYDTIIVDEAHERSLNIDFLLGYLKTLLPRRPDLKVIITSATIDLERFSKHFNDAPIIEVSGRTYPVETWYRPLTSEQDEEGNRVEDDLTVDQAILATLDEIAAHERSLGKGPGDVLVFLPGEREIRDAAEMLRKAQVRHTEILPLYARLSPAEQQKIFQSHPGRRVVLATNVAETSLTVPGIRYVIDSGTARISRYSYRAKVQRLPIEAVSQASANQRKGRCGRVEPGICVRLYSEEDFNSRPAFTDPEILRTNLAAVILQMLHLRLGEIDAFPFIEPPDGKAISDGFNLLQELSAVNRENQLTPLGRQLARLPVDPRLGRMLLEGAKQGSLNELLIVASALSVQDPRERPPERQQAADQAHAQWKDADSDFAALVNLWRGFEEQRQALTASPLRNWCRKNFLNYLRLREWRDAHRQLSLICRDLQLSINKEPADYPRLHKAILSGLLSQIGQKTEDGDYLGARQRRFWVHPSSGLGKKRPQWLMTAELVETTKLYARMVAKIDSDWIEPLAGHLIKKNHFEPHWEKKRGQVVAFEQVTLYGLIVVGRRPVHYGPVDPVMSRELFIREALVGGEIQSKAKCLTANRRLLEQLDELEAKARRRDILADEETLYGFYEARLPAEIHQTATFDSWYRVNSQKDPQLLIMREEDVLAREASEVTAAQYPDTLRLGDLSLALSYHFEPNHPRDGVTVRVPAPLLPSLPGERLEWLVPGLLEAKCIALVRNLPKALRKNFVPVPDFVKAALQRMVFAEGSLPQALGRELLRMTGARVSDEAWAEAAAQVDSHLKMNLEVVDGQGKFLGEGRDLAELTARFAAASQAALAVPQTAQSQQPVQAKAFTPVAETAQQKFAGLSMTVYPALVEENGTVKEGRFSTQAEAEFQHRRALQRLLLQQLAEPAKFLRGKLPGLTELGLLYRELGRVEALVEDILLASLDSCILEGEATLPRDGAGLASLAERKRGSWAEHAERLARLTLEVLKLWHGLQKRFKGKIDLAQAVALNDIKQQLGNLVYPGFVRETPGLWLKELPRYLKAIELRLEKLGAQVQKDRVWSGELGNLWSQYKTRLDKHAQEGKRDEQLQLYRWWLEEYRVSLFAQQLGTKVPVSDKRLSKQWSQVEA; encoded by the coding sequence ATGACTGACCACGCGATTGATCAACTGCTGAAAAACCTCGACCACGCCATGATTGCCGAGCGCCACCGCCTGCGCCGGCAGATGCACGAGCTGCGCAAGCGCCCGGATGAGGCCAAGCTCGCGCAATGGGTCGACAAGGTCCAGGCCTCCTGTGCCCAGGTCACTGCGCGCAAGGCCAGTGTGCCAAGCATCCGTTACGACGACAGCCTGCCGATTGCGGCCAAGCGTGACGAGATCAAAAAGGTGTTGGCCGAGCATCAGGTGCTGATCATTGCCGGCGAAACCGGCTCGGGCAAAACCACCCAGTTGCCGAAAATCTGCCTGGAGCTGGGCCGCGGCCAGCACGGCCTGATCGCCCATACCCAGCCCCGGCGGATTGCCGCGCGCAGCGTCGCCACCCGGGTTGCCGAAGAGCTGGGTACGCCGCTGGGGGCGCTGGTCGGTTACCAGGTGCGCTTTGAAGACCAGAGCGATGCCAACACCCTGGTCAAGCTGATGACCGACGGCATCCTGCTGGCCGAAACCCAGCACGACCGTTTTCTTGAGCGCTACGACACCATCATTGTCGACGAAGCTCACGAGCGCAGCCTGAACATCGACTTTCTGCTCGGCTACCTCAAGACCCTGCTGCCGCGCCGCCCTGATCTCAAGGTCATCATCACCTCGGCGACCATCGACCTTGAGCGCTTCTCCAAGCACTTCAACGATGCGCCGATCATCGAAGTGTCGGGCCGCACCTACCCGGTGGAAACCTGGTACCGGCCGTTGACCAGCGAGCAGGACGAGGAGGGCAACCGCGTCGAGGACGACCTCACCGTTGACCAGGCGATCCTTGCCACTCTCGACGAAATTGCCGCCCACGAGCGCAGCCTGGGCAAGGGCCCGGGCGATGTGCTGGTGTTCCTGCCGGGCGAGCGCGAAATCCGCGACGCCGCCGAGATGCTGCGCAAGGCGCAGGTGCGCCATACCGAAATCCTGCCGTTGTACGCGCGCCTGTCGCCGGCCGAGCAGCAGAAGATCTTCCAGTCCCATCCGGGCCGGCGCGTGGTGCTGGCCACCAACGTCGCGGAAACCTCGCTGACAGTGCCGGGCATCCGTTATGTGATCGACAGCGGCACCGCGCGCATCAGCCGCTACAGCTACCGGGCCAAGGTTCAGCGCCTGCCGATCGAAGCGGTGTCCCAGGCCAGTGCCAACCAGCGCAAGGGCCGTTGCGGGCGGGTCGAGCCGGGCATCTGCGTGCGCCTGTACAGTGAAGAGGATTTCAATTCACGGCCGGCCTTTACCGACCCGGAAATCCTGCGGACCAACCTTGCTGCGGTCATCCTGCAGATGCTCCACCTGCGCCTGGGCGAGATCGACGCGTTCCCGTTCATCGAGCCGCCGGATGGCAAGGCCATCAGCGACGGCTTCAACCTGTTGCAGGAGCTCTCGGCGGTCAACCGCGAGAACCAGCTGACGCCCCTGGGCCGCCAGTTGGCACGCCTGCCGGTCGACCCGCGGCTGGGTCGCATGCTGCTCGAAGGCGCCAAGCAGGGCAGCCTCAACGAGCTGCTGATCGTCGCCAGTGCGCTGTCGGTGCAGGACCCGCGCGAGCGCCCGCCGGAGCGCCAGCAAGCGGCGGACCAGGCCCATGCCCAATGGAAGGACGCCGACTCCGACTTCGCCGCGCTGGTCAACCTGTGGCGCGGCTTTGAAGAACAACGCCAGGCCCTGACTGCCAGCCCGCTGCGCAACTGGTGCCGGAAGAACTTCCTCAACTACCTGCGCCTGCGCGAATGGCGCGATGCTCACCGGCAGTTGAGCCTGATCTGCCGCGACCTGCAGTTGAGCATCAACAAGGAACCTGCCGACTACCCGCGCCTGCACAAGGCGATCCTCTCCGGCCTGCTCAGCCAGATCGGCCAGAAGACCGAAGACGGTGATTACCTCGGTGCCCGGCAACGGCGCTTCTGGGTGCATCCGTCGTCCGGCCTGGGTAAGAAGCGTCCGCAGTGGCTGATGACCGCCGAACTGGTGGAAACCACCAAGCTCTATGCGCGCATGGTGGCCAAGATCGATTCGGACTGGATCGAACCGCTGGCTGGACACCTGATCAAGAAAAACCACTTCGAACCGCACTGGGAGAAGAAGCGCGGCCAGGTGGTGGCCTTCGAACAGGTCACCCTCTATGGCCTGATCGTGGTCGGCCGGCGGCCGGTGCATTACGGCCCGGTCGATCCGGTGATGTCCCGCGAGCTGTTTATCCGCGAGGCTCTGGTCGGTGGCGAGATCCAGTCCAAAGCCAAATGCCTGACCGCCAACCGGCGCTTGCTGGAGCAGCTCGACGAACTGGAGGCCAAGGCCCGTCGGCGCGATATCCTCGCCGATGAAGAAACCCTGTACGGCTTCTATGAGGCGCGCCTGCCGGCCGAGATTCACCAGACCGCGACCTTCGACAGCTGGTACCGGGTCAACAGCCAGAAAGACCCGCAGTTGCTGATCATGCGCGAGGAAGACGTGCTGGCCCGCGAGGCCAGTGAAGTCACCGCCGCGCAGTACCCGGACACCCTGCGCCTGGGCGATTTGAGCCTGGCCCTGAGCTACCACTTCGAACCCAACCATCCGCGCGATGGCGTCACCGTACGGGTGCCGGCGCCACTGCTGCCGAGCCTGCCGGGCGAGCGCCTGGAGTGGCTGGTGCCGGGGCTGCTGGAAGCCAAGTGCATTGCCCTGGTGCGCAACCTGCCCAAGGCCTTGCGCAAGAACTTCGTGCCGGTGCCGGATTTCGTCAAGGCCGCGCTGCAGCGCATGGTTTTTGCCGAAGGTTCGTTGCCCCAGGCGCTGGGCCGCGAGCTGCTGCGCATGACCGGTGCGCGGGTCAGCGACGAAGCCTGGGCCGAAGCCGCCGCGCAGGTCGACAGCCACCTGAAGATGAACCTGGAAGTGGTCGACGGCCAGGGCAAGTTCCTCGGCGAAGGCCGCGATCTGGCCGAGCTGACAGCGCGCTTTGCCGCTGCCAGCCAGGCCGCGCTGGCGGTACCGCAGACCGCGCAAAGCCAGCAACCGGTGCAGGCCAAGGCCTTCACCCCGGTGGCCGAGACCGCGCAGCAGAAGTTTGCCGGACTGTCGATGACGGTGTATCCGGCGCTGGTGGAAGAAAACGGCACGGTCAAGGAAGGACGATTCTCGACCCAGGCCGAAGCCGAGTTCCAGCACCGCCGTGCCTTGCAGCGGCTATTGCTGCAGCAGCTGGCGGAGCCGGCCAAGTTCCTGCGCGGCAAGCTGCCGGGGCTGACCGAGCTGGGCCTGCTGTACCGTGAGCTGGGCCGGGTCGAGGCGTTGGTCGAAGACATTCTGCTGGCCAGCCTCGACAGCTGCATCCTCGAAGGTGAGGCCACGCTGCCACGCGATGGCGCCGGCCTGGCTTCGCTGGCCGAGCGCAAGCGCGGTAGCTGGGCCGAGCACGCCGAACGCCTGGCGCGTCTGACCCTGGAAGTCCTCAAGCTCTGGCACGGCCTGCAAAAGCGCTTCAAGGGCAAGATCGACCTGGCCCAGGCCGTGGCCCTCAATGACATCAAGCAGCAACTGGGCAACCTGGTCTACCCGGGCTTTGTCCGTGAAACCCCGGGGCTGTGGCTCAAGGAGCTGCCGCGCTACCTCAAGGCCATCGAGCTGCGCCTGGAGAAGCTCGGCGCCCAGGTGCAGAAGGACCGGGTCTGGAGCGGTGAGCTGGGCAACCTCTGGAGCCAGTACAAAACCCGTCTCGACAAGCACGCCCAGGAAGGCAAGCGCGACGAGCAACTGCAGTTGTACCGCTGGTGGCTGGAGGAATACCGGGTGTCGTTGTTCGCCCAGCAGTTGGGCACCAAGGTACCGGTTTCCGACAAACGACTGAGCAAGCAGTGGAGTCAGGTGGAAGCCTAA